In Bacteroidota bacterium, the sequence GTTTTTAAAATTGTTGTTGTCTCATTTGCTGCTTCACGCTCTGCTACAATTATTGTAAGATGGTTTGAACGTTTCTTTATTCTAAAAGCCCGCCCCATCGGTGCAGGAAGAACCCGTTTCATTGAAGGACCGCCATTCACAAATGCTGTCTTTACAAATATGTTTTCATTTTCTATCCGTTTACCTTCAACTTTATTCTGCAAGTTTGAAACTGCCGAACGTAATACCTTCTCAACAATTTTCGATGCATGCTTTGTTGAAAAGTGCATAAGCGAAATAGCTTCTTCAATATTTTTACCGCGGATCAAATCGACAACCAATCGCATTTTGCGCGGCGACGACGGAACATACCTATGTATTGCTCGTGCTTCCATTATATTCTCCAATTATACCTATTTATTATCCTGTTGATGCTTCGCTCTTAAGTCCGGGATGTCCGCGGAATATTCGCGTCGGAGCAAATTCACCAAGTTTGTGTCCGACCATACCTTCGTGAACATAAACAGGGATGAATTTATTTCCGTTATGGACAGTAAAAGTTAATCCGACAAATTCGGGAGTAATAGTAGAAGACCGAGAATAAGATTTAATTACCGACTTCTTACCCGATTTTTGCATATCCTGAACTTTCTTTAAAAGTTTTGGATCGACAAAAGGACCTTTTTTAATTGAACGACTCATAGTTTCAATTCATTTTTATTATTTAGTACGACGTTTAATTATATATTTACTTGATAACTTTTTAACTCTTCGAGTTTTCTTACCTTTGGTATGCCAGCCCCATGGCGATACAGGATGAGGATTTCCTTGAGGCGATTTACCTTCGCCGCCACCGTGTGGATGGTCAACCGGGTTCATAACCACACCGCGCGATTGAGGACGAATGCCCAACCATCTTGATCGACCGGCTTTACCAAGGCTTATATTCTCGTGCTCGATATTTCCGACCGTTCCTAATGTTGCATAACACTTGGCTTGAATTTTTCGGATTTCGCCGGATGGAAGTTTTACTTGCACATAGTCGGATTCTTTTGCCATAAGTTGAATTGATACACCGGCGCTTCGGGCAATTTGCCCTCCTTTACCCGGCTTCAATTCTACATTATGAATAAATGAACCAACAGGAATATTTGAAAGAGGTAAAGCATTTCCAGCTTTTATTTCGGACGTTGGTCCCGAAATTATTGTTTCGCCTACTTTTAAACCATCGGGAGCGAGTATATAACGTTTTTCGCCATCCTTATAAGTCAGCAGAGCAATTCGAGCAGATCGGTTCGGATCATATTCGATTGCAGTAACATTTGCTTCGATATCAAATTTATCTCTCTTGAAATCGACGATGCGATAAAAACGTTTATGTCCACCACCTCGGTGGCGCGATGTTATACGCCCTGTGTTATTGCGTCCACCGCTTTTCTTTAATATTTCTATTAAAGATTTTTCTGGAACTGTTTTAGTAATTTCGTCGAAAGCAGGAACACTCATCCAACGAGTTCCAGGTGTAACAGGTTTTAATTTTCTGATTGCCATATTTCTATAATTCCTTGGTCAGCTAATATGAGTATTTAGGTACTCTTCTCCTGACCCGCTTTTAGATTAGATGTTTTCGAAAAATTCTATTTTATCACCCTCTTTGAGTGTAACGATAGCTTTTTTCCACTGTGCGGTTTTGCCACTGAAGCGTCCGCGGCGGGTCATTTGAGTTTTTTGCTTTCCTTTGTAATTAATTGTTCTAACAGTTAATACTTTAACGTTAAACTTTTTTTCTATTGCTTTTTGAATTTCTATTTTATTTGATTTTCGGTCCACTTCAAAAGCGTACTGCCGATGCGTTTCGAGTGCTGTCATCTTCTCGGTAACTATTGGTCTTTGTAATATTCCCATCATAATTATACTCTCTGCTAAAATATTTTTTCGATAACTTCTACAGCGCTCTTCTGAAATAA encodes:
- the rplV gene encoding 50S ribosomal protein L22 is translated as MEARAIHRYVPSSPRKMRLVVDLIRGKNIEEAISLMHFSTKHASKIVEKVLRSAVSNLQNKVEGKRIENENIFVKTAFVNGGPSMKRVLPAPMGRAFRIKKRSNHLTIIVAEREAANETTTILKTNKKTEKSE
- the rpsS gene encoding 30S ribosomal protein S19, whose translation is MSRSIKKGPFVDPKLLKKVQDMQKSGKKSVIKSYSRSSTITPEFVGLTFTVHNGNKFIPVYVHEGMVGHKLGEFAPTRIFRGHPGLKSEASTG
- the rplB gene encoding 50S ribosomal protein L2 produces the protein MAIRKLKPVTPGTRWMSVPAFDEITKTVPEKSLIEILKKSGGRNNTGRITSRHRGGGHKRFYRIVDFKRDKFDIEANVTAIEYDPNRSARIALLTYKDGEKRYILAPDGLKVGETIISGPTSEIKAGNALPLSNIPVGSFIHNVELKPGKGGQIARSAGVSIQLMAKESDYVQVKLPSGEIRKIQAKCYATLGTVGNIEHENISLGKAGRSRWLGIRPQSRGVVMNPVDHPHGGGEGKSPQGNPHPVSPWGWHTKGKKTRRVKKLSSKYIIKRRTK
- the rplW gene encoding 50S ribosomal protein L23 gives rise to the protein MGILQRPIVTEKMTALETHRQYAFEVDRKSNKIEIQKAIEKKFNVKVLTVRTINYKGKQKTQMTRRGRFSGKTAQWKKAIVTLKEGDKIEFFENI